DNA sequence from the Arthrobacter sp. V1I9 genome:
CTGGCAAAGCGTTTCCCCACCCTCACGCAGCGGACGCTCGACACCGGTATCGACTGGACGCGCGAACTGGTTCCGGTCGCACCGGCAGCGCATTACTGGATGGGCGGCGTCACCACCGATCTTCACGGCCGAACCACGGTGCCCGGTCTCTACGCAGCAGGTGAAGTCGCCTGCACCGGCGTCCAAGGAGCGAACCGCTTGGCCAGCAACTCCCTCCTCGAAGGACTTGTTTTCGGCCGCCGCGCTGTTGAGGACTTCCCTGGCAGGCAGTCCCGCAGGTCCCTCGGTTCCTCCGGAACTGCCTCATGGATTCTTCGCGGGGCAGCCTGAATCCGGTGTTCCCGCCGAGAGTCTGCTGGCCAACGTCGGTGGTAAGGAGGGTAGGGAGGAGCCGTTCTCGCGGGATGGTCTGCGGCGGCTGATGACTGCCAAGGCCGGGGTGCTTCGTGATGGGGTGCTGCTCTCCGAGGCGGGGGAAACCCTTGACCGGTGGGCCGCCGTCGTCCGTCCCGAGAGTGTTCCCACCGGTGGGGACGTCCGGGAGCACGAGGACCGCAACCTGCTGCTTGCCGCGCGGTTGCTGGTGGCCGCAGCGCAGGAGCGCATCGAGTCCCTGGGTGCGCACTACCGGAGCGACGCTCCTGCTGATGCTGCCGCCATCTCCGACGAGTTTGAAAAAACTTTCCGAACCCGCCCGAAAGCGAGCCTTGTCCATGACTGAACTATCCAAGACTGCGAACCCAGTGAGTGAACCACCGACCGTCCGCGTCCCGCGCCTGGACCTGACGCTGCCGTCCGCGCCGGTGCGGGAGATCCTCGAGCGTGCCTTTGCTGAAGATGCCCCCGCAGGTGACATCACCTCCGGGTTGCTGATCCCGGCCGAAGCCCGGGCCACCGCGGTGCTTAACGCACGCGTGCCGGGCGTCCTCAGCGGTGCCACGGTGTTCCGGGATGCCATGCTGCTGGTGGATCCTGACACCGACGTTGAGCTGCTGCTGGCGGACGGGGAGAAGTTCGACGCCGGGACGCATCTCGCACGGGTCAGCGGACGTGCCAGGTCGGTCCTGCTGGCAGAACGCGTTGCCCTCAACCTGGTGCAGCGGATGTCCGCCATCGCCACAAAGACTGCAGGGTTTGTGCGGCTGGCCGAAGGTACCTCCGCCCGGATCACCGATACCCGTAAGACCACGCCCGGGCTGCGGATTCTGGAGCGGTTCGCCGTGCGGTGCGGCGGCGGCGCGAACCACCGGTTCAGCCTCTCCGACGCCGTGCTGGCCAAGGACAACCACCTCGCCGTCATGACGGGCGGCGACCCCGCGCGGCTCACCGGGCTTCTCGCCGCCGCCAAAGCACAGCTGGGCCACACCACCCACTTCGAGGTGGAGGTGGACCGCCTGGACCAGATCGGGCCGGTCCTTGCGGCTGGCGTGGACACCATCATGCTGGACAACTTCACGGTCGAGGAGTTGAGGGCCGGCGTGGCTCTGGTGGCCGGGCGGGCACGGGTGGAGGCCAGCGGAAATGTGAACCTCGGGACGGTGGCTGGAATCGCAGCCACGGGAGTCGACGTCATTTCCGTGGGCGCTCTCACCCACACGGTGGCGGCCCTGGACCTCGGGCTCGACGTTGAACTGACCGTCAGGTGACTCCCCATGATCTTCCTTGACGCAGCAGCCACCACCCCCGTCCGCCGTGAGGTGCTCGATGCCATGTGGCCTTACCTCACCGGTGAGTTCGGCAACCCGTCGAGTCACCACACCCTGGGCGAAGCTGCCGCTGATGCGCTCGCGGGCGCCCGGCGGTCAGTCGCAGCCGTCCTGGGTTGCCGGCCCGGAGAAGTGACCTTCACTGCCGGCGGAACGGAAGCGGACAACCTCGCCGTCAAGGGAATCGCCCTGGCCCGGCAGGCAGCAGATCCGCAGCTGGACCGGGTGGTGATCAGCGCCGTCGAGCATCCCGCGGTGGAGGAGTCGGCCCGGTACCTGGAGCGCTTCCACGGTTTCGCGGTTGATGTGGTTCCTGTTGACGGGACGGGGCGCGTACGGCCGGATGCGTTCCGGGCCGTGCTTCGGCCGGAAACCGCCCTGGCCAGCATCATGTACGCCAACAACGAGGTGGGAACGGTGCAGCCCATCGCCGAACTTGCCGGCCTGGCGCGGGGACTGGGCATCCCGTTCCACACCGATGCCGTCCAGGCGGCCGGCTGGCTGCCGGTGGACACCGGGGCTCTGGGTGTTGATGCGATGAGCATTTCGGGGCATAAACTTGGGGCGCCCAAAGGCAGCGGAGTGTTGTTCGTCCGCGGCCGCACCAGGGTGGAGCCGCTGATTCATGGTGGCGGGCAGGAACGCGGCCGGAGATCAGGAACAGAGAACGTGGCGGGAGCCGTGGGCCTTGCCACCGCGCTCACCCTGGCCCAAGCCGGCCAGCTGGAGGAACGACGGCGGGTCGCAGCCATGCGGGACACCTTTATCAACGCTGTACTTGCCGGTGTTCCGGGGGCCATCCTCACCGGGCATCCCGTTGAGCGGCTGCCCTCCGTGGCGTCCTTCTGCTTCCCCGGAACCAGCGGCGAATCGGTTCTGCTTGAATTGGAACGCCAGGGCGTTGTGTGCTCCAGCGGTTCAGCCTGCGCGGCGGGTTCCGATGTGCCGTCGCCCGTGCTCACCTCAATGGGAATTTCCCCGGAAGTGGCCCATACTGCTGTGCGGTTCAGTTTTGATGCATTGGTGACCCAAGCGGACCTGGAAGCGGCTGCTGCGGCGGTGCTTGACGGCGTCGGACGGGTCAGGGGCCTGGGCGCCCAGCGCCTCGCTCGGGGCTGAGCAGTCCCGTCAGTAGAGCTCGCCCACCGGGATCTCCACGGCCAACCGGTTGGACGGCCCCGGCAGCGGGCAGGCCCAGGCCTCGTTGTAGGCGCACGACGGGTTGTAGGCAAAGTTGAAGTCCAGGACAAACGTGGCGTCCGGACCGGTGCCTTGGACGCCGTGGAACGCGCCCTTGATGGTGTCGAGCAGATATCGGCCAGCCCCGTAGCTGCCGCCGGGCTGGCCGGCGGTGGCGTCCCGGAACGGCACAAAAATGCCGCCGCCGTACCCCTGCAGCTTCCACACCGCGAGCTGGCCTACTTCCGGAAGGTCAAAGGTGCCCAGCCGGACGAAGCGGACGGCACCGTCGGTACCCGTTTCTACGCTGATTTGCCTGCCCGCGCCCTGCTGGGTCAGCGGAACATGGAACCGGTAGATGGGGTCATAGTCCGCCGTTTTGAGCCCCGAAAAGTGGGCCTTGTCTGCCGCAGTCAATGCCGAGGCCGGGTGCGTGACGAACATCAGGTCGCGCTGATGGCGCCAGTAGGAATGCGCTTCCGCCGGGTTTTCGAGCGAAAGCTTGCGGACGTTGTGATACAGGGCAAACGTCCGCAACCGCCAGTCAGCGATGTCGACGGCGGAAATGTCCGTCCGGTCTTCTTCGGCTGCGCCCCGATGTTCTTCCATAGCCCCCAGCCTAGTCCCCGGGACCCGCAGAACACGCCCAGCGTTGACACGCGCCGGTGCCTGCCGTTTGGTGGGAGGAAACGCCTTCCCGGTCATCGCTGGCTCCCTGCCGTCCCACTAGGCTGGCTGCATGAGAGGCAAGGCGACACCGACCGTCCTGTCCGGCGTGCTGCTGGTGGCAGGCACCCTCCTTGCAGGCTGCTCCGCGGGAGAGCCCCGGGGGCCAGGCTGGACAGCGCAGCCGGATCCGTCAGCCGCGGGAACCACCGCTCCTGCATCAGCGGGCGCCATGGCATCAGCGACGGCGACGGCGGACGGCGGCGCGACGCCCACCGCCGGGCCGGAGGCTGTTGCCACGGCGGCGGCGTGGAAGACTTTCTCGGATCCCGGCAGGACCGTCAGCTTCGAGCTTCCCGAGGACTGGATCGCGCAGTCCGTCACGCCGGACGAAGGCAGCCTGCCCGGCGCGCTGAAAATCGAAGTGAAAAAGCCGGATGGGACTTTCCTCGCAGCGCTGCGGACAGGACTGCCGCCGTCGTCCGCCACATGCGCTGGCGCCTCGAAGCGGCCCTATACGGTCATCAGCAGCCTTCCCGTCGAACTGTCCGCCGCCGGCGGGGAAGGAACGATACCGCCGAGGGTGGTTTTCCGGGTGGTGCAGGGGTACCGCTACTTTGGCTCCTACGGCCTCACCAACGTGGTGGGCGGCGGCGACGGGCGGGCGTGCGAGCTGCGCAACATCGTCCGTGGCCCGGCGGGGAAGGGCGATTATTCCTTTGGCGATGTGGTCGCCGTGAAGGCCTTCGCCCGGGATGAAAAGGTGGCTCCCGCGAAGGCGTTCGACACCCTGGACCAGGCAACCCGCTATGCCACGGAAGGCACTGAATTCGCCAACGTCCAGCGGATGCTAATGTCTCTGGAGATCAACAACTAGTCCCGTTCCCGGCCCCCACCCTGCGCCGGTCAGAGTGGCGACTTTTCTTCCACCGCCGACACCCCCGGAGAGCCATGGAACGCAGTGTTTCCGCACGACTGGTCTTCAAGACCGTAGCCAACACCAAGGTGGCCATGGCCATCGCTGTAGCCCGGAACAGCGGCTACTCCTCCTTCGAGGAGTCCCTGGCCGTGACAGCCGGGGGAGTGCAGGTACCCCTGATCGAGGTGTCGGACCACCACGGAGGCAGGTTCCACTACATGGAGTTCGCCGAGCCGGCAGAGGTCACGGTGGAATACTCCGCGACGGTGGGCGGGAAAGGGGAACCCGAGGAAGCGGAGCTCGCCGACCGGATCCGCTACGTCCGGCCCAGCCGCTACGCAGAATCCGACCGGCTCCTGCCCACGGCCTACGCGGAGTTCGAGGGCGTCCAGGGTGGCGGTTTGCTGCACGCTGTCCGGAACTGGGTGAACGGGGAGCTGCGCTACCTCAGCGGCTCCTCCCGGGGCACCGACGGTGCGGTGGAAACCCTCCTCAGCCGCCGTGGGGTGTGCCGGGACTTTGCGCACCTGGCCATCGCGCTGCTGAGGTCCAAGGATATTCCGGCCCGGCTGGCCGCAGTTTATGCCCCGGGGCTGAGCCCGATGGATTTCCACGCCGTAGCGGAGGCCTACGTGGA
Encoded proteins:
- the nadC gene encoding carboxylating nicotinate-nucleotide diphosphorylase, yielding MSEPPTVRVPRLDLTLPSAPVREILERAFAEDAPAGDITSGLLIPAEARATAVLNARVPGVLSGATVFRDAMLLVDPDTDVELLLADGEKFDAGTHLARVSGRARSVLLAERVALNLVQRMSAIATKTAGFVRLAEGTSARITDTRKTTPGLRILERFAVRCGGGANHRFSLSDAVLAKDNHLAVMTGGDPARLTGLLAAAKAQLGHTTHFEVEVDRLDQIGPVLAAGVDTIMLDNFTVEELRAGVALVAGRARVEASGNVNLGTVAGIAATGVDVISVGALTHTVAALDLGLDVELTVR
- a CDS encoding cysteine desulfurase family protein gives rise to the protein MIFLDAAATTPVRREVLDAMWPYLTGEFGNPSSHHTLGEAAADALAGARRSVAAVLGCRPGEVTFTAGGTEADNLAVKGIALARQAADPQLDRVVISAVEHPAVEESARYLERFHGFAVDVVPVDGTGRVRPDAFRAVLRPETALASIMYANNEVGTVQPIAELAGLARGLGIPFHTDAVQAAGWLPVDTGALGVDAMSISGHKLGAPKGSGVLFVRGRTRVEPLIHGGGQERGRRSGTENVAGAVGLATALTLAQAGQLEERRRVAAMRDTFINAVLAGVPGAILTGHPVERLPSVASFCFPGTSGESVLLELERQGVVCSSGSACAAGSDVPSPVLTSMGISPEVAHTAVRFSFDALVTQADLEAAAAAVLDGVGRVRGLGAQRLARG
- a CDS encoding DUF1684 domain-containing protein encodes the protein MEEHRGAAEEDRTDISAVDIADWRLRTFALYHNVRKLSLENPAEAHSYWRHQRDLMFVTHPASALTAADKAHFSGLKTADYDPIYRFHVPLTQQGAGRQISVETGTDGAVRFVRLGTFDLPEVGQLAVWKLQGYGGGIFVPFRDATAGQPGGSYGAGRYLLDTIKGAFHGVQGTGPDATFVLDFNFAYNPSCAYNEAWACPLPGPSNRLAVEIPVGELY
- a CDS encoding transglutaminase family protein, with amino-acid sequence MERSVSARLVFKTVANTKVAMAIAVARNSGYSSFEESLAVTAGGVQVPLIEVSDHHGGRFHYMEFAEPAEVTVEYSATVGGKGEPEEAELADRIRYVRPSRYAESDRLLPTAYAEFEGVQGGGLLHAVRNWVNGELRYLSGSSRGTDGAVETLLSRRGVCRDFAHLAIALLRSKDIPARLAAVYAPGLSPMDFHAVAEAYVEGAWHVIDPTGLAPRESMLRITAGRDSADTAFLSTVGGSLILNQLQVTAVVNGTLPVEDPARLLALG